From Betaproteobacteria bacterium, one genomic window encodes:
- a CDS encoding DoxX family membrane protein: MGLLEGAWLDTAGRLVFIGYFLIAGLCNLAAHQVRSHIDRMRDLGTPSPAFAFWMGLAIQFTGCALLLTERFAPAGALCLLIFTVAATAIFHRFWQFADPQRRNASRINFLNNSGVVAGLLLLLQNVR; encoded by the coding sequence ATGGGCTTGCTCGAAGGCGCCTGGCTCGACACCGCCGGGCGGCTAGTGTTCATCGGCTACTTCCTGATCGCCGGCCTGTGCAATCTCGCTGCGCACCAGGTCCGCTCGCACATCGATCGGATGCGCGATCTCGGCACGCCGTCGCCCGCATTCGCGTTCTGGATGGGGCTCGCGATTCAATTTACCGGCTGCGCGCTGCTGCTTACCGAGCGCTTCGCGCCCGCGGGCGCCCTGTGCCTGCTCATCTTCACGGTGGCCGCAACCGCGATCTTCCATCGCTTCTGGCAGTTCGCCGATCCGCAGCGGCGCAATGCGAGCCGCATCAATTTTCTGAACAACTCGGGCGTCGTGGCCGGCTTGCTGCTGCTGTTGCAGAACGTGCGCTGA